The following DNA comes from Fundidesulfovibrio putealis DSM 16056.
CAGCTCGGTCTGCGCGCCCAGGCCGTAGAAGGCCACGTTCTTGCCCATGTTCTGGCAGAGGTCGCGCACCAGGCGGCGCATGGTGCCGTAGATGGACCCGATGGGCACCATGCGGATGCCCAAGGTGTGGTCGCGCATTTCGGAGGAGAGGCGTTGCAGGTCCTCGGCGATGGAGCGCAGGCCCGCGTCGCCGGAGGTTGCGGCCGCCTGGCTCAGGCGAGACTGCACGATGACCATCTCCCCCACCAGGTTGACCAGTGCGTCCAGCCGGGAGGAGTCCACCCTGATGCTGGCTGCGGCCTGGGTCTCGGCGACCTTCTCCTTGACCGGAGCCCGCTGGCTGACCTTCTCCGCGATCCAGACGGCGATCTCGTCGCGCAGCTCCACGAACGTCTTCTCCCCGCCCTCCTGCATCATCTTCAGGAACACCGGAACGTCTGAGCCTCTGATGGCTTCGGGGCGCACCTCGTCCATCTCCACGCCATGCTCGTCCTCCACGAAGATGAACACGTCGTGGATGGCGTCCAGGCCCTTGTCGCTGATGAGCAGGATGTCCCACCAGCCGGACACCATGACCGGGTCCAATGTCTCCAGGGAGGGAATCCCCTCGGCCCTGAAGACGCACCAGAGCCTGCCCAGGTCATTCAACTCGTCCACGAGCCGCAGGGGGTCGGTGCCGGACAGGAATGTGTTGGCCGCCGGGCGGTAGCGCAGCAGGTAAGTCTTTGCCGCCGCAGGGTTGAAGCGCCGCTTGTCCTGGCCCGGCTCCGGCTTGGCCGGGGCTGGGGAGTCCCCCTGAGGCGCTGCGCCCAGATACGGGCGCAGCCTAGCCAGGATCTCGTCGGAGGCCGCCACGTCGTCGGGTGAGGCCTCCGGAGACGAAAGCAGCTTGCCGATGTGGTCCTTGGCCGCGAGGGTAAGCCCCAGCAGCTCGCCGTCCAGCTCCAGCTCTCCCGCGCGGACCTTGTCGAAAACGGTCTCCACGTCGTGGGAGAAACGCGCCAGCTCGGTATAGCCGAACATGGCTCCGGAGCCTTTTATGGTGTGGATGTCGCGGAACACCTTGCCGATGCACTCCGCGTTGCCGGGGTCGTTCTCCAACTCCAGGAGCATCTGCTCCAGGTCCGCGAGCAGTTCCGCGGCCTCCTCCTTGAACAGGGTGGCGGCGTCCATGCTCATCGCGCGTCCTCCGTTTCCTGGGCCTCGTCCTTGTGGGCCAATCCTGCGAGTTCGGGCATGCCGCAGAAAGTGGCCTGCGTCGCAAGCGTCTCCGGCAGATTGTCCGGCAAGGTGAGCTGTACGCCCTTGGCTTTGCAGCTCAGGCGCAGGGCGTACAGCATCTGGCAGAACGTAAGATCGATTCCCGTCACTTCGCGGAGATCAACCTCGATGCTGCCGCCTGAATGCAACGCCTCGAGAAGCGTCGCCCGGATTTCCTCCGCGCGCGCAACGGTGCAGTCGCCTGAAAAGCTGAGTTGCACTGTGATGCCTCCTTGTTCTCGTTCGTCAACGGCGCACGGCTCATAGCCCGTGCCGCCGGGCGCCCCGGCCGCGACGGCAGAGGGCTATTCGGCTTCGTCCCTGCTGGCCAGTGCGCCGCTCAAATCGCCAAGCGCCAGGACTTCATAGGTTCCAAGGACCTGGGCTATGTCCAGGACGAGGATGAACCTGCCGTCCGCCTTGCCGATGCCGCGCAGGTAATCAGTCTTCACGGATACCCCCATTGCCGGAGGGGGGGCAATCGCTCCGGCCTCCATCTCGAGCACTTCCTTGACGGAGTCGGCGATGGCCCCGAGCACNNNNNNNNNNNNNNNNNNNNNNNNNNNNNNNNNNNNNNNNGTGTTCACGGTACGCTGCGCCTCCTCCATGCCGAAACGCAGGCGCAGGTCGATGACGGGCACCGCCGCGCCGCGCACGTTCACCACGCCGCGCACTGCGGCGGGAGTCTGGGGGATGCGGGTTATATCGGTCATGTCCAGTATTTCCCGGACAGATGTGATGTCCAGGGCGAACATTTCCTTGCCCAGGGTGAACGTAAGAAAACGATTGGAAATCGGAAGCGCCGTGTCGCTCATGAGGATTCTCCTGTCCAGCGGTTCTGCCTAGAACCGTTCAAAATCCCGGGAGTCCGACTCTTCCTCACCACCCAAGCTGAGCACGACGCCTCCCTTGCTCTTCGGCGGCTGTGTCTTGGCCGGTATCCTGGCCTGCTGGGACCTCGCGGCTCTCCGCAGGGGCCTGCCGGGGGCTTGCCCCCCGCCTTCCACTTGGAAGAAGGAGATCACGCTCTGAAGCTGCTCGGCCTGGGAGGACAATTCCTCGGCGGTGGAGGACAATTCCTCGGAAGCAGAGGCGTTCTGCTGCACCACCTGGTCCAGCTGCTGGAGCGCCTTGTTCACCTGGATGGCCCCGGAGTTCTGCTCGGTGCTGGCGGCGCTGATCTCCTGCACAAGTTCGGCCGTCTTCTGAATGTCCGGTACTAGACGGTTCAGGAGAGCCCCTGTGCTCTCGGTTACGGCGGTGCTGCTCGACGACAGGGTGTTGATCTCGGCGGCGGCCTGCTGGCTGCGTTCGGCCAGCTTCCTCACCTCGGCGGCCACCACGGCGAAACCCTTGCCGTGCTCGCCCGCGCGGGCGGCCTCGATGGCGGCGTTCAGGGCCAGAAGGTCGGTCTGGCGGGCAATCTCTTCAATAATGGAAATCTTCTGGGCGATCTCCTTCATGGCGGCCACGGTCTGAATCATGGCTTCGCCGGACTCGCGCGCGTCCCCGGCAGCCTTGACCGCGATGCCCTCGGTCTGGCGGGCGTTGTCGGCGTTCTGGCTGATGCTGGAAGCCATCTCCTCCATGGATGCGGAGGATTCTTCCAAAGCAGCGGCCTGCTCCGTGGTGGCCTGGGAGAGACTCTGGGCCGATGCGGATAGTTCCTCACTTCCGGCGGCCATGTTGCTGGCTCCGGCCTGGACTTCCATCACCACGTTGTTGAGCCGCTCCACCATCTCCTTCAGAGAAATGAGCAGCGAGTCTTCCTCGGAGCGGGGCTTCACCACCACCCTCAGGTCGCCTTCCGAAAGCTTGCGGGCCATGTCGGCCACGAAGCGCTCGGCTTTAAGCATATCCTTGATGGACTCCAGCAGGACGTCCTTGTCGGAACGCTTGGACACATCCAGCCCTTCGAGTTCGCCCTGGGCCATGCGGACGGCGATGGCTGCAACCTCGCGTTCGGCGTCCCCCACTTTGCGGAGCGCGCCTGCCAGGACGCCGAGCTCGTCCGTCTGGTGAATGTCCAGGTTCTGTTCCAGGTCGCCCCTGGCCAGGCCTTCCGCGAAGGCCACGCCCTTGGCCAAGGGGCGTGTGATGACCCTGGAAGTAATTACCGTGAACAAGACAGCGATCAGTACGGCCAACGCAGTCAAGGCCATGACTACACGTACGGCCATGGTGCTGCGACTGTCATATTCCTCATCGCCCTTGGCGTTCTCCTCTGCAAGCGAGGCGGTGATTTCTCCCAGGGGAGCGAGGGTTTCTTCGCGAATCTTGTCTATGGCGTCATCGAACGCGCGGAGAGCCTCCTCTTCAGCAGCAAGTTCCTTGGATTCCTTTGGCAGTTTCTCTATAGCCGCAAGCTTGGGAAGCATCTGAGTTTCGAACATATCCAGGTAACGCTGGTAATTGCTTGCGAATCGCTTTGCGAGTTCCTTTTCATGTGCATTGTCGGCCAATGATTCCACGCGCTTCATGTCGTCGCGGGCCGAATTCTTGGCCTGGGCGAAGCTGGTTACTGTCTGGCTTAAGTTCCTGTTTATCTGCGCATCGGCGATGATGGTATATATACCCGCTATGCGCAGTGACGTGTCCATGATCTCCTTGAGTTCCAAAGCCCTCTTTGCACCATGGTCCTGTATGTCACCCAGGCTGGACATGGACAAAACCTGAAAGACGCTCAGGGATATGAACATACAAATTACGACGGAATACCCCAAGGCAAGCTTCGAAGATACCTTCAGATTTTGAATCATGTTCTCTCCTGCGAGTTACGCGAAGTTCATGAGGCGACACATGGTGAGCCCACCGACCAGCTTGGCTGACAACTTGCCGTTCTCCATGCCAAGAATCTTATAGTGACGATGGGATTAACGCCCGCCACGGCATAAGGGACTGCGCTTTCAGCATGCCCCCAACAACAACGCATCTTCTGTCCGTGTGCACATAGGAGACTTCAACAAATCACAATTCAAGCCACTTAACCCAATATCCACTCCATATTCATTTCAGGAAGCCGCGCCGGTGACAGATTCCAGGACGTCCACACTGCTCAGCTCGCCAAGCGCCAGGACTTCATCGGTTCCAAGGACCTGGGCGATGTCCAGGACGAGGATGAACCTGCCGTCCGCCTTGCCGATGCCGCGCAGGTAATCCGTCTTCACGGATACCCCCATTGCCGGAGGNNNNNNNNNNNNNNNNNNNNNNNNNNNNNNNNNNNNNNNNNNNNNGCCTCCTCCATGCCGAAACGCAGGCGCAGGTCGATGACGGGCACCGCCGCGCCGCGCACGTTCACCACGCCGCGCACGGCGGCGGGAGTCTGGGGGATGCGGGTTATATCGGTCATGTCCAGTATTTCCCGGACGGTGGAGATGTCCAAAGCGAACATCTCCCTGCCCAGTGTGAAGGAAAGATAACGGTTGGAAACCGGGTGCGCCGACTCGCTCATGATAAAGCTCCTGTTTGGCGGTGCGACCTAGAACCGTTCGAAATCCCGGACGTCCGAGTCGTCCGCATCGCCCATGGCGAGCACCACGCCGCCTGCCGCTTTCTTGGGCGGCTGTGCCTGGGCCGGTATGCGGGCCTGCTGGGGCCTGGCGGTCCCTCTTTTGCGGCGAATGGAGTCCGGCTTGTCCCCTTCAACCTGAAAGAAGCCGATCACGCTTTGGAGCTGTTCGGCCTGAGCTGCCAGTTCTTCTGCGGTGGAGGACAATTCCTCGGATGCGGAGGCGTTCTGCTGCACCACCTGGTCCAGCTGCTGCAGGGCCTTGTTCACCTGGGCGGCCCCGGAGTTCTGTTCGGTGCTGGCGGCGCTGATCTCCTGCACCAGTTCGGCGGTCTTCTGGATGTCCGGCACCAGCCGGTTGAGGAGCGCCCCGGTGCTCTCGGTGACGGCGGTGCTGCTCGACGACAGGGTGTTGATTTCTGCGGCAGCCTGCTGGCTGCGCTCGGCGAGCTTTCGCACCTCGGCGGCGACCACTGCGAAGCCTTTTCCGTGCTCGCCCGCGCGAGCGGCCTCGATGGCCGCGTTCAAGGCCAGAAGGTCGGTCTGGCGGGCGATTTCCTCGATGATGGAGATCTTCTGGGCGATCTCTTTCATTGCGGCCACGGTCTGGATCATGGCCGCTCCGGATTCGCGGGCGTCCCCGGCGGCCTTGACCGCGATGCTTTCGGTCTGGCGGGCGTTGTCGGCGTTCTGGCTGATGCTCGAAGACATCTCCTCCATGGACGCGGAGGACTCCTCCAGAGCGGCGGCCTGCTCGGTGGTGGCCTGGGAGAGGCTCTGGGCCGACGCGGACAGTTCCTCGCTGCCGGCAGCCATGTTGCTGGCTCCGGACTGGACCTCCATCACCACGTTGGAGAGCCGCTCGACCATGTCCTTCATGGACAACAGCAGCATATCCTTGTCCGAGCGGGGGTGCACATCCAGGCGGAGGTCGCCCTCGGCCAGCCGCATGGCCAGGGTCGCTGCGGTCCGTTCTGCTTCCACCATGTTCTGCATGGCCTTGAGCAACGTGCCGATCTCGTCCGAGCTGTCGACCTGGACATCCTGGCTGACGTCTCCGGTAGCCACTGTGTTGGCGACGGTGATGGCCTTGCCTATTCCGGCCTTGAGAACTCTTATCATGTAGATGGCAAACACCACGCCCAGCATGATGCCCACCACCGACACGACAATACTGGTCATGTTGGCAGCCTGCGCGTCACCCGCCATTTTCTTCTTCTGGTCCTCGAGCGACAGTTCCGCCACGGAGCTGATCTTCTGGGCCAGCGCGGCCATGTCCTTTATCACCGTCCCCTGAGATTCCGCCGCTTTGAGGAAGCCGTCCATCCTGGAACGGTAGATCTCGGCCTTGGCGGAAATATCCAGCGCCATAGCTTTTTCTTCCGTGGAGGCGAGCATTCCGCTCAGGTCCTTTGCGGCGGGAATCACCTTGTCCAGAATGGACTTTGCGGCGTCCATGCGCGCCTTGTCCCCTTTCCAGAGGTAGTACAACACCTCGATGCGCGAACGCAGGAACTGCTGCAGGATCTCGTCAACACGCCCGTTGAGTTCGGCATTTCGGACTATGCTGTCCATATCCTTGGCTGCGAGCGCTTTTGCCGAGGCATCCATCAGCCGCTTGTCGAGCGCTTCCGTGACCTGGAGCAACGCCGTGGCGGCATCGACCAGGGTTTTCAAGGTCTCGGCATGGACCTTGTCCGCTTCCTGGTACTTGCCCAGGCCGGTTTCATAAGAAGCCGACGCCGCAACCAGCGTGTCCATGTTCTCCTTGTTCTTGGGATCGACGAATTCCGCCTTGAGGCCCTGGGCCGTGGCACGCGATTCGGACAGATGGCTCTTGAGCGATTCCAGGCGTTTTTCGTCATGCTGGTCGATGAAGTACAGCATGTCCAATCGGGCCATGAGTGTCTTTTCGACAATATCACCCATCTTGGAGGATTTCTCAGACCGGCTTGCGAGATTGCTCAGGCCGTTCCATCCCACCATCGCCACGCATACCGTGGAAAGGATGAGCAGAGTGAATCCAATGCCCAGCTTAACGGTCAGATTCATATTCTTGAACATTGTGCACTCCCTATTGATCCGCTCTCGAATCCATTTCGTCGATACAAATTGACGTGCCCAAGCCAATTAGTGAAACACGTATTCCTGTTTGACGACACATTCCTAGCCGACAGACTTCAGACCTTCCACGCTGGCGCTCACGTCGCCCAGCGACAGAACCTCGTCGGACCCCAAAACCTTGGCGATATCCAGCACCAGGATGAACCTGCCGTCCGCCTTGCCGATGCCGCGCAGGAAATCCGTATTCACGCAAGCGCCCATGGCAGGTGGAGGCGCGATGGTCTCCGGCTCCATCTCCAGCACCTCCTTCACGGAATCGGCTATGGCCCCGAGCACGGTCACGCCGTCACCGTTGGGGATTTCCACGATGACGATGCGCGTGTTCACCGTGCGCTCTGCCTCTTCCATGCCGAAACGCAGGCGCAGGTCGATGACGGGGACCGCCGCGCCGCGCACGTTCACCACGCCGCGCACGGCGGGCGGCGTCTGGGGGATGCGGGTTATGTCGGTCATGTCCAGGATCTCCCGGACAGCCGCGATGTCCAGGGCGAACATGTCCTTGCCCAGGGTAAGGGTGAGAAAGCGGTTTGATACAGAATGCGCCGTGTCGCTCATGATGTACTCCTGTTAGGCGGTGCGGCCTAGAACCGTTCGAAATCCCTGGCGTCGGTTTCATCCGCTTCGCCCATGGCAAGCACCACGCCGCTAGCCGCCTTCTTGGAAGGCTGCGCCGGAGCAGGCGACCTGGGCTGCCGGGGCCTCGCACCAGGCAGGGCGCGCCTGCCCGTTCC
Coding sequences within:
- a CDS encoding chemotaxis protein CheA, whose product is MSMDAATLFKEEAAELLADLEQMLLELENDPGNAECIGKVFRDIHTIKGSGAMFGYTELARFSHDVETVFDKVRAGELELDGELLGLTLAAKDHIGKLLSSPEASPDDVAASDEILARLRPYLGAAPQGDSPAPAKPEPGQDKRRFNPAAAKTYLLRYRPAANTFLSGTDPLRLVDELNDLGRLWCVFRAEGIPSLETLDPVMVSGWWDILLISDKGLDAIHDVFIFVEDEHGVEMDEVRPEAIRGSDVPVFLKMMQEGGEKTFVELRDEIAVWIAEKVSQRAPVKEKVAETQAAASIRVDSSRLDALVNLVGEMVIVQSRLSQAAATSGDAGLRSIAEDLQRLSSEMRDHTLGIRMVPIGSIYGTMRRLVRDLCQNMGKNVAFYGLGAQTELDKNVIDQLKDPLVHILRNSIDHGIEDPEARAAAGKPQKGSITLDATHSGGNILITITDDGKGIDVARVKAKALEKGLLAPTDTPSDKDILNLIFAPGFSTAQAVTNVSGRGVGMDVVKKNIESLRGTVDIESTPGLGCRLTIRLPLTLAIIDGLQVRVGTEFFVLPLSAVEACQERFLEGAPPVVGSMEYKGELIPCVSVRGLLEVPGQQPGYERIVVTGVEGKWVGLAVDAVVGQQQAVIKPLSEALGGVRFIAGTTVNGDGGVSVILDVPNLIGFAFTRHKQQTAA
- a CDS encoding chemotaxis protein CheW; the protein is VLGAIADSVKEVLEMEAGAIAPPPAMGVSVKTDYLRGIGKADGRFILVLDIAQVLGTYEVLALGDLSGALASRDEAE
- a CDS encoding chemotaxis protein CheW, with product MSDTALPISNRFLTFTLGKEMFALDITSVREILDMTDITRIPQTPAAVRGVVNVRGAAVPVIDLRLRFGMEEAQRTVNT
- a CDS encoding methyl-accepting chemotaxis protein, with protein sequence MDTSLRIAGIYTIIADAQINRNLSQTVTSFAQAKNSARDDMKRVESLADNAHEKELAKRFASNYQRYLDMFETQMLPKLAAIEKLPKESKELAAEEEALRAFDDAIDKIREETLAPLGEITASLAEENAKGDEEYDSRSTMAVRVVMALTALAVLIAVLFTVITSRVITRPLAKGVAFAEGLARGDLEQNLDIHQTDELGVLAGALRKVGDAEREVAAIAVRMAQGELEGLDVSKRSDKDVLLESIKDMLKAERFVADMARKLSEGDLRVVVKPRSEEDSLLISLKEMVERLNNVVMEVQAGASNMAAGSEELSASAQSLSQATTEQAAALEESSASMEEMASSISQNADNARQTEGIAVKAAGDARESGEAMIQTVAAMKEIAQKISIIEEIARQTDLLALNAAIEAARAGEHGKGFAVVAAEVRKLAERSQQAAAEINTLSSSSTAVTESTGALLNRLVPDIQKTAELVQEISAASTEQNSGAIQVNKALQQLDQVVQQNASASEELSSTAEELSSQAEQLQSVISFFQVEGGGQAPGRPLRRAARSQQARIPAKTQPPKSKGGVVLSLGGEEESDSRDFERF
- a CDS encoding chemotaxis protein CheW, translated to MSESAHPVSNRYLSFTLGREMFALDISTVREILDMTDITRIPQTPAAVRGVVNVRGAAVPVIDLRLRFGMEEA
- a CDS encoding methyl-accepting chemotaxis protein, coding for MFKNMNLTVKLGIGFTLLILSTVCVAMVGWNGLSNLASRSEKSSKMGDIVEKTLMARLDMLYFIDQHDEKRLESLKSHLSESRATAQGLKAEFVDPKNKENMDTLVAASASYETGLGKYQEADKVHAETLKTLVDAATALLQVTEALDKRLMDASAKALAAKDMDSIVRNAELNGRVDEILQQFLRSRIEVLYYLWKGDKARMDAAKSILDKVIPAAKDLSGMLASTEEKAMALDISAKAEIYRSRMDGFLKAAESQGTVIKDMAALAQKISSVAELSLEDQKKKMAGDAQAANMTSIVVSVVGIMLGVVFAIYMIRVLKAGIGKAITVANTVATGDVSQDVQVDSSDEIGTLLKAMQNMVEAERTAATLAMRLAEGDLRLDVHPRSDKDMLLLSMKDMVERLSNVVMEVQSGASNMAAGSEELSASAQSLSQATTEQAAALEESSASMEEMSSSISQNADNARQTESIAVKAAGDARESGAAMIQTVAAMKEIAQKISIIEEIARQTDLLALNAAIEAARAGEHGKGFAVVAAEVRKLAERSQQAAAEINTLSSSSTAVTESTGALLNRLVPDIQKTAELVQEISAASTEQNSGAAQVNKALQQLDQVVQQNASASEELSSTAEELAAQAEQLQSVIGFFQVEGDKPDSIRRKRGTARPQQARIPAQAQPPKKAAGGVVLAMGDADDSDVRDFERF
- a CDS encoding chemotaxis protein CheW — its product is MSDTAHSVSNRFLTLTLGKDMFALDIAAVREILDMTDITRIPQTPPAVRGVVNVRGAAVPVIDLRLRFGMEEAERTVNTRIVIVEIPNGDGVTVLGAIADSVKEVLEMEPETIAPPPAMGACVNTDFLRGIGKADGRFILVLDIAKVLGSDEVLSLGDVSASVEGLKSVG